In Archangium violaceum, the following are encoded in one genomic region:
- a CDS encoding YfhO family protein: MRRLWPLAPGLLVAAAVLAFHRRVLAPGMAFGSEDLREYFIPVRALLQHTVRGGDWPFWQRSIYAGFPLWSSGEAGLFLPTTWLYFPLEAARALTLGSLTHLVAAALGMFTWLRHRGRSLGAALAGAFIVALGGFTTVHLDHWTFSATLAPLPWTLLAVDVALRRGLSPGLFLGAALGVAGLWYGGAAQLAYFATLLVGGYVGLQVLGTRGRAWPLLLVLPAGLLLAAPLILAGAEFSAYSPRAGGMTLRWAAFYHWPDKRALALMLFPDAWGPVSSYGGPFNYWEMTGYVSLPALVLVLTTRPRGLGWYFLAVLAFSLLVCFGTETPLYGLLFDHLPGFDKLRVATRTLFLVNFAAAFLTADALDGLAERRRWWQGAQVVAGALVLLGVALWVARRAESLEFRAEALRANLPWTVGVLAVFAAWVAARHVPRLPALLFPLGAALLVLVDLHHVYGEYMPVSRVRLLDRQYPRLPPDGGRVVHFGFNPNLAAASGVEGVNGYSQLLVDRVYDLLYATRDGGFFVTSQARVDDEYGKLRMIPGSPLFSLFAAPRLVTTSPVGGLPFPPRRDGPFWQYTVPALPLAFWSQRYEVLSASDFRQQVHRFEPGETVTVEPSNVPLPPSSTQHPFRPAAITARGPNHTELTVEAPAPGLLTVMDPWFPGWSAEVDGKPAPVLRADYAFMAVPVPEGTHRVVLRYVPATLWSGLAGVLCVLASTSGWAWARRRKASAASR; this comes from the coding sequence GTGCGTCGCCTCTGGCCCCTGGCGCCGGGGCTGCTCGTGGCCGCCGCGGTGCTCGCCTTCCACCGCCGCGTGCTCGCCCCCGGCATGGCCTTCGGCAGCGAGGACCTGCGCGAATACTTCATCCCCGTCCGCGCCCTCCTCCAACACACCGTCCGGGGAGGGGACTGGCCCTTCTGGCAGCGCTCCATCTACGCGGGCTTCCCGCTGTGGAGCTCGGGCGAGGCGGGCCTCTTCCTGCCCACCACGTGGCTGTACTTCCCGCTGGAGGCAGCGCGCGCGCTGACGCTCGGCTCGCTCACCCACCTGGTGGCGGCCGCGCTCGGCATGTTCACCTGGCTGCGCCACCGGGGCCGGAGCCTGGGGGCCGCCCTGGCCGGTGCCTTCATCGTGGCGCTCGGCGGCTTCACCACGGTGCACCTGGACCACTGGACGTTCAGCGCGACGCTGGCGCCGCTGCCCTGGACGCTGCTGGCGGTGGACGTGGCCCTGCGGCGGGGCCTCTCCCCGGGCCTCTTCCTGGGCGCGGCCCTGGGGGTCGCCGGACTGTGGTACGGCGGCGCGGCGCAGCTCGCCTACTTCGCCACGCTCCTCGTCGGCGGCTACGTGGGCCTCCAGGTGCTCGGCACGCGGGGGCGGGCGTGGCCGTTGCTGCTCGTCCTCCCCGCGGGCCTGCTGCTGGCGGCCCCCCTCATCCTCGCGGGCGCCGAGTTCAGCGCGTACAGCCCGCGCGCCGGAGGCATGACGCTGCGGTGGGCCGCCTTCTACCACTGGCCGGATAAGCGAGCCCTGGCCCTGATGCTCTTTCCCGACGCCTGGGGCCCGGTGTCCTCCTACGGCGGGCCGTTCAACTACTGGGAGATGACGGGCTACGTCAGCCTGCCCGCGCTGGTGCTCGTCCTCACCACCCGGCCCCGGGGCCTGGGCTGGTACTTCCTGGCGGTGCTGGCCTTCTCGCTCCTCGTCTGCTTCGGCACCGAGACGCCACTCTACGGGCTGCTCTTCGACCACCTGCCGGGCTTCGACAAGCTGCGCGTGGCCACCCGCACGCTCTTCCTCGTCAACTTCGCCGCGGCCTTCCTCACGGCCGATGCGCTCGACGGGCTCGCCGAGCGGCGGAGGTGGTGGCAGGGCGCGCAGGTGGTGGCCGGGGCCCTGGTGCTGCTCGGGGTGGCGCTCTGGGTGGCGCGGCGGGCCGAGTCGCTGGAGTTCCGCGCGGAGGCCCTGCGCGCCAACCTGCCCTGGACGGTGGGCGTGCTGGCCGTGTTCGCCGCCTGGGTGGCCGCCCGGCACGTGCCGAGGCTGCCGGCGCTCCTCTTCCCCCTGGGCGCGGCGCTGCTCGTGCTCGTGGATCTGCACCACGTCTACGGCGAGTACATGCCCGTGTCCCGCGTGAGGCTCCTGGACCGGCAGTACCCGCGCCTGCCTCCGGACGGCGGCCGGGTGGTGCACTTCGGCTTCAACCCCAACCTCGCCGCCGCCTCGGGCGTCGAGGGGGTCAACGGCTACAGCCAGCTCCTGGTGGACCGCGTCTACGATTTGCTCTACGCGACGCGCGACGGGGGCTTCTTCGTCACCTCCCAGGCCCGCGTGGACGACGAGTACGGCAAGCTGCGGATGATTCCGGGCAGCCCGCTCTTCTCCCTCTTCGCCGCGCCCCGCCTCGTCACCACCAGCCCGGTGGGGGGCCTGCCGTTCCCGCCCCGCCGCGACGGGCCCTTCTGGCAGTACACGGTGCCGGCCTTGCCGCTCGCCTTCTGGAGCCAACGTTACGAGGTGCTGAGCGCCTCGGACTTCCGCCAGCAGGTGCACCGCTTCGAGCCCGGGGAGACGGTCACCGTGGAGCCCTCCAACGTCCCGCTCCCGCCCTCCTCCACCCAGCACCCCTTCCGTCCGGCCGCCATCACCGCACGAGGCCCCAACCACACGGAGCTGACGGTGGAGGCACCGGCCCCGGGGCTGTTGACGGTGATGGACCCGTGGTTCCCCGGCTGGAGCGCCGAGGTGGACGGGAAGCCCGCCCCCGTGCTGCGCGCCGACTATGCCTTCATGGCCGTTCCCGTCCCGGAGGGAACGCACCGGGTGGTGCTGCGCTACGTACCAGCCACCCTGTGGTCAGGACTGGCGGGCGTCCTCTGTGTGCTCGCGAGCACCTCGGGGTGGGCCTGGGCCCGGCGGCGCAAAGCCTCCGCTGCCAGTCGTTGA
- a CDS encoding glycosyltransferase family 4 protein — translation MAVHQLIPSFVAGDASGQAALHLQLLLRRLGHSGELYAGEVGPGLDSLAHPVSALRPGPDDLVLYHHGIASPLSSRLLHLPCRRGIVFHNISPASFYAGTPLAEALLTGRAQLAAMAPFVDLALGVSDYNSAELREAGYRDVHTVPLFVEPERFSESNADKDLLRRLSGTGPVVLSVSRVAPHKRFEDLLALHAELLKLRPEARLLLVGGYEPGSRYFKSLQRTARELSGVHFLGRLNHAELVAAYRTADVFVSMSEHEGFGVPLIEAMAAQVPVLAYAAAAVPETLGGAGIAFDQKRFAFLAELVVDMCEDLSLRERLLAGQAKRLEHFSAKASQKALARALGEDRRPRPRVPSRKKPRVGVVVQRYGEVTGGAERHAQQVVEQLAPHWELTVLTTCAKNHLTWENVFPPGEEQDAHVKGVRVLRFPVTRVRNIRPFNALSKQVFDKPNERLREEHWVAEQGPLAPGLLEHLDTHGADYDGFVFFTYLYAPTVWGLPMVAQRSLLVPTAHDEPPIRFGVYADVFERPRALLCNTPEEVELIGRYYPDHAPARVVGVGVDVPAKVDSQRFREKYGVRNPYLLYVGRLEAGKGIPELLAHHRELKGRFHDAPDLVLAGEAHMELRGEGVRHVGRISEQDKYDALAGALAVAVPSRFESLSLLTLEAFASGTPVLVNGHSEVLVGQVERSRAGRTYTDLDSFISGLREVGEHRATLSRRAKTFAAKYTWPRVVDAYREELDSILREKSR, via the coding sequence ATGGCGGTCCATCAGCTGATTCCGAGCTTCGTGGCCGGAGACGCCTCCGGACAGGCGGCGCTGCACCTGCAACTCCTGCTGCGCCGGCTGGGCCACTCCGGCGAGCTGTACGCGGGCGAGGTGGGCCCCGGCCTGGACTCCCTCGCCCATCCCGTGTCGGCGCTGCGCCCGGGCCCGGATGACCTCGTCCTCTACCACCACGGCATCGCCTCGCCCCTGAGCAGCCGGCTGCTGCACCTGCCCTGCCGCCGCGGCATCGTCTTCCACAACATCAGCCCCGCGAGCTTCTACGCGGGCACCCCGCTCGCCGAGGCGCTCCTCACCGGCCGGGCGCAGCTGGCCGCCATGGCCCCCTTCGTGGACCTGGCCCTCGGCGTGTCGGACTACAACTCCGCCGAGCTGCGCGAGGCCGGCTACCGCGACGTCCACACCGTCCCCCTCTTCGTCGAGCCCGAGCGCTTCTCCGAGTCCAACGCCGACAAGGACCTGCTGCGGCGCCTGTCCGGCACGGGCCCCGTGGTGCTCTCGGTGAGCCGCGTGGCGCCGCACAAGCGCTTCGAGGATCTGCTCGCGCTGCACGCGGAGCTGCTGAAGCTGCGGCCCGAGGCGCGCCTGCTCCTGGTGGGCGGCTACGAGCCCGGAAGCCGCTACTTCAAGTCGCTCCAGCGCACGGCGCGCGAGCTGTCCGGGGTGCACTTCCTCGGGCGGCTCAACCACGCGGAGCTGGTGGCCGCCTACCGCACCGCGGACGTCTTCGTCTCCATGAGCGAGCACGAGGGCTTCGGCGTCCCGCTCATCGAGGCCATGGCGGCGCAGGTGCCGGTGCTGGCCTACGCGGCGGCGGCCGTTCCGGAGACGCTCGGGGGCGCGGGCATCGCCTTCGATCAGAAGCGCTTCGCCTTCCTGGCCGAGCTGGTGGTGGACATGTGCGAGGACCTGTCGCTGCGCGAGCGCCTGCTCGCGGGCCAGGCCAAGCGGCTCGAGCACTTCTCCGCCAAGGCGAGCCAGAAGGCCCTCGCCAGGGCCCTGGGCGAGGACAGGCGGCCCAGACCCCGAGTGCCGTCCAGGAAGAAGCCCCGGGTGGGCGTGGTGGTGCAGCGCTACGGCGAGGTGACGGGCGGTGCCGAGCGCCACGCGCAGCAGGTGGTGGAGCAGCTGGCGCCGCACTGGGAGCTGACGGTCCTCACCACATGCGCGAAGAACCACCTCACCTGGGAGAACGTCTTCCCGCCGGGCGAGGAGCAGGACGCGCACGTGAAGGGCGTGCGGGTGCTGCGCTTCCCGGTGACGCGCGTGCGCAACATCCGCCCGTTCAACGCACTGTCGAAACAGGTCTTCGACAAGCCCAACGAGCGGCTGCGCGAGGAGCACTGGGTGGCCGAGCAGGGCCCCCTGGCCCCCGGCCTGCTCGAGCACCTGGACACGCACGGGGCGGACTACGACGGCTTCGTCTTCTTCACCTACCTGTACGCGCCCACCGTCTGGGGCCTGCCCATGGTGGCGCAGCGCTCGCTGCTCGTCCCCACGGCGCATGACGAGCCGCCCATCCGCTTCGGCGTGTACGCGGACGTCTTCGAGCGCCCGCGCGCCCTCCTGTGCAACACGCCCGAGGAGGTGGAGCTCATCGGGCGCTACTACCCGGACCATGCACCCGCGCGGGTGGTGGGCGTGGGGGTGGACGTACCGGCGAAGGTGGACTCCCAGCGCTTCCGCGAGAAGTACGGGGTGCGCAACCCCTACCTGCTCTACGTAGGGCGGTTGGAGGCTGGCAAGGGCATCCCCGAGCTGCTCGCGCACCACCGGGAGCTGAAGGGGCGCTTCCACGACGCGCCGGACCTGGTGCTCGCGGGCGAGGCGCACATGGAGCTGCGCGGCGAGGGCGTGCGCCACGTCGGCCGCATCAGCGAGCAGGACAAGTACGACGCGCTGGCCGGCGCGCTGGCGGTGGCGGTGCCCTCGCGCTTCGAGAGCCTCTCGCTGCTCACCCTGGAGGCCTTCGCCTCGGGCACGCCGGTGCTCGTCAACGGGCACTCGGAGGTGCTGGTGGGCCAGGTGGAGCGCAGCCGGGCGGGCCGGACGTACACGGACCTCGACTCGTTCATCTCCGGCCTGCGCGAGGTGGGCGAGCACCGCGCCACCCTGAGCCGGCGCGCGAAGACCTTCGCCGCGAAGTACACGTGGCCCCGGGTGGTGGACGCCTACCGGGAAGAGCTGGATTCCATCCTCAGGGAGAAGAGCCGATGA
- a CDS encoding FAD-dependent oxidoreductase, whose product MRPLTALPTNDGPTLTLGIPGFGFEDLYRPRGLRRLSERFDAQLAADEPELFKAFEAYRKSGGKSVTGPAESELLIRVARHVSAFVTRLFGLETDVDRLARHLKGELPLFDFKREFITRRVFKKGAADRPTLAEYPSLDARMRLLLSLAFPEALANEDVERALAEAILTLMDLERLFSGSSGNLPPLTPEQSEALRAKWTGVRVALLSSPEGKEAFGSSLVTQGDDAAELQSVRNLLALADRWTYARALHPEMKELFHKWPTHRVPKPLVFDQLVQLERPDEKLPEITQGSDHHLRYRDGFKLTDPRGTPREVMGEVDYCVICHEREKDSCSKGFKAKDAVIEGHSFKKNPLGIPLTGCPLDERISEAHALKREGNSLASLAVVMVDNPMCPGTGHRICNDCMKACIFQKQEPVNIPMVETAALTDVLALPWGFEIYGLLTRWNPLNVRRPYALPYVGRNVLVVGLGPAGYTLSHYLLNEGFGVTGIDGLKIEPFDDELVGRNGKAMRPIRDWKALTRELDERIQEGFGGVSEYGITVRWDKNFLTLMHLTLERRQNLRIYGGIRFGGTLTIEDAWKMGFDHIAIAAGAGKPTIIGMKNNLIRGIRKASDFLMALQLTGAFKRDSLANLQVQLPAIVIGGGLTGIDTATELLAYYPVQVEKTLERHEKLVAELGEEAVLARMDAEEKVTYQTFLEHGRAVRAERESAQAEGRAPDFIRLVRNWGGVSLVYRRSLTESPAYRLNHEEVAKALEEGIRFIERMSPVEALPDEKGAVKAIRFERMVTKDGKLRGSGEFFELPARTVCVAAGTAPNVTYEKEYPGTFELDENGEYFKSYELAEEAEGFGLAQVEPVEDIAAKVGFFTSYRKDGHFISYFGDNHPTYAGNVVKAMASAKDGYPEVARLYAKEVAGLDFDDELAQARRDEKLAAHFARQDEAFLAKVVTVNRLTPTIVEVVVKAPFAAQHFEPGQFYRLQNFERTATVVDGVRLTMEGLALTGAWVDKEKGLMGTIVLEMGSSSRLCAALKPGEPVVVMGPTGAPTEIGHNETVLLVGGGLGNAVLFSIARSLKAAGCKVVYFAGFRQRADVFKREEIEAATDQVVWSVDAGELIETTRPQDSAFRGNVVQAMLAYAKGELGVAAVASFKDVNRVIAIGSDRMMRAVQEARHGVLQPYLNPEHEAIGSINSPMQCMMKEICAQCLQRHVDPRTGKETWVFSCFNQDQRLDQVDFVNLNQRLRGNTVLEKVADLYLAQLLKKVPGLRRV is encoded by the coding sequence ATGCGTCCCTTGACCGCTCTTCCTACCAACGACGGCCCCACGCTGACTCTCGGTATCCCTGGCTTCGGCTTCGAGGACCTGTACCGCCCCCGCGGCCTGCGTCGCCTGTCGGAGCGCTTCGACGCGCAGCTCGCCGCCGACGAGCCCGAGCTCTTCAAGGCCTTCGAGGCCTACCGGAAGTCCGGTGGCAAGAGCGTCACCGGCCCCGCCGAGTCCGAGCTGCTCATCCGCGTGGCGCGCCACGTGTCCGCCTTCGTGACGAGGCTCTTCGGCCTCGAGACGGACGTGGACCGGCTGGCCCGCCACCTGAAGGGCGAGCTGCCGCTCTTCGACTTCAAGCGCGAGTTCATCACCCGCCGGGTCTTCAAGAAGGGCGCGGCGGACCGCCCCACGCTGGCCGAGTACCCCTCGCTGGACGCGCGGATGCGGCTGCTGCTGTCGCTCGCCTTCCCCGAGGCCCTGGCCAACGAGGACGTGGAGCGCGCCCTGGCCGAGGCCATCCTCACGCTGATGGACCTGGAGCGGCTCTTCTCGGGCAGCTCGGGCAACCTGCCGCCGCTGACGCCGGAGCAGTCCGAGGCGCTGCGCGCGAAGTGGACGGGCGTGCGGGTGGCGCTGCTGTCCTCGCCCGAGGGCAAGGAGGCCTTCGGTTCCAGCCTGGTGACCCAGGGGGATGACGCGGCGGAGCTGCAGTCGGTGCGCAACCTGCTGGCGCTGGCGGACCGCTGGACGTACGCCCGCGCGCTGCACCCGGAGATGAAGGAGCTGTTCCACAAGTGGCCCACGCACCGGGTGCCCAAGCCGCTGGTGTTCGACCAGCTGGTGCAGCTGGAGCGGCCGGACGAGAAGCTGCCGGAGATCACCCAGGGCTCGGACCACCACCTGCGCTACCGGGACGGCTTCAAGCTGACGGATCCGCGCGGCACGCCCCGCGAGGTGATGGGCGAGGTGGACTACTGCGTCATCTGCCACGAGCGCGAGAAGGACTCGTGCTCCAAGGGCTTCAAGGCGAAGGACGCGGTCATCGAGGGCCACTCCTTCAAGAAGAACCCGCTGGGCATTCCGCTCACCGGCTGCCCGCTGGACGAGCGCATCTCGGAAGCGCACGCGCTCAAGCGCGAGGGCAACTCGCTGGCGTCGCTGGCGGTGGTGATGGTGGACAACCCGATGTGCCCGGGCACCGGCCACCGCATCTGCAACGACTGCATGAAGGCCTGCATCTTCCAGAAGCAGGAGCCGGTCAACATCCCCATGGTGGAGACGGCCGCGCTGACGGACGTGCTGGCGCTGCCCTGGGGCTTCGAAATCTACGGCCTGCTCACGCGCTGGAACCCGCTGAACGTGCGCCGCCCGTACGCGCTGCCGTACGTGGGCCGCAACGTGCTGGTGGTGGGCCTGGGCCCGGCGGGCTACACGCTCTCGCACTACCTGCTCAACGAGGGCTTCGGCGTCACGGGCATCGACGGCCTGAAGATCGAGCCCTTCGACGACGAGCTGGTGGGCCGCAACGGCAAGGCGATGAGGCCCATCCGTGACTGGAAGGCGCTGACGCGCGAGCTGGACGAGCGCATCCAGGAGGGCTTCGGCGGCGTGTCCGAGTACGGAATCACCGTGCGCTGGGACAAGAACTTCCTCACGCTGATGCACCTGACGCTGGAGCGGCGGCAGAACCTGCGCATCTACGGCGGCATCCGCTTCGGTGGCACGCTGACCATCGAGGACGCGTGGAAGATGGGCTTCGACCACATCGCCATCGCGGCGGGAGCGGGCAAGCCCACCATCATCGGGATGAAGAACAACCTCATCCGGGGCATCCGCAAGGCGAGCGACTTCCTGATGGCGCTGCAGCTCACGGGCGCCTTCAAGAGGGACTCGCTGGCGAACCTGCAGGTGCAGCTGCCGGCGATCGTCATCGGTGGCGGCCTGACGGGCATCGATACGGCCACGGAGCTGCTGGCCTACTACCCGGTGCAGGTGGAGAAGACGCTGGAGCGCCACGAGAAGCTGGTGGCGGAGCTGGGCGAGGAGGCCGTACTCGCGCGGATGGACGCCGAGGAGAAGGTCACCTACCAGACGTTCCTGGAGCACGGCCGGGCGGTGCGGGCCGAGCGGGAGAGCGCGCAGGCCGAGGGCCGGGCGCCGGACTTCATCCGGCTGGTGCGCAACTGGGGCGGCGTGAGCCTGGTGTACCGGCGGAGCCTGACGGAGTCGCCTGCCTACCGTCTCAACCACGAGGAAGTGGCGAAGGCGCTGGAGGAAGGCATCCGCTTCATCGAGCGCATGAGCCCGGTGGAGGCGCTGCCGGACGAGAAGGGAGCGGTGAAGGCCATCCGCTTCGAGCGCATGGTGACGAAGGACGGCAAGCTGCGCGGCAGCGGCGAGTTCTTCGAGCTGCCGGCGCGCACGGTGTGCGTGGCGGCGGGCACGGCGCCCAACGTGACGTACGAGAAGGAGTACCCGGGCACGTTCGAGCTGGACGAGAACGGCGAGTACTTCAAGAGCTACGAGCTGGCGGAGGAGGCGGAGGGCTTCGGCCTGGCGCAGGTGGAGCCGGTGGAGGACATCGCGGCGAAGGTGGGCTTCTTCACCTCGTACCGCAAGGACGGGCACTTCATCTCGTACTTCGGCGACAACCACCCCACGTACGCGGGCAACGTGGTGAAGGCCATGGCGAGCGCGAAGGACGGCTACCCCGAGGTGGCGCGTCTGTACGCGAAGGAAGTGGCGGGGCTGGACTTCGACGACGAGCTGGCACAGGCGCGGCGTGACGAGAAGCTGGCGGCGCACTTCGCCAGGCAGGACGAGGCCTTCCTGGCGAAGGTGGTGACGGTGAACCGGCTCACGCCGACCATCGTGGAGGTGGTGGTGAAGGCGCCGTTCGCGGCGCAGCACTTCGAGCCCGGCCAGTTCTACCGGCTGCAGAACTTCGAGCGGACGGCGACGGTGGTGGACGGCGTGCGCCTGACGATGGAGGGTCTGGCCCTCACGGGCGCGTGGGTGGACAAAGAGAAGGGGCTGATGGGCACCATCGTGTTGGAGATGGGCTCCTCGTCCCGGCTGTGCGCCGCGCTGAAGCCGGGCGAGCCGGTGGTGGTGATGGGCCCCACGGGCGCGCCCACGGAGATCGGCCACAACGAGACGGTGTTGCTGGTGGGCGGAGGCCTGGGCAACGCGGTGCTGTTCTCGATCGCGCGCTCGCTGAAGGCGGCCGGGTGCAAGGTGGTGTACTTCGCCGGCTTCCGGCAGCGCGCGGACGTCTTCAAGCGCGAGGAGATCGAGGCGGCCACGGACCAGGTGGTGTGGTCGGTGGATGCCGGGGAGCTCATCGAGACGACGCGGCCCCAGGACTCGGCGTTCCGGGGCAACGTGGTGCAGGCGATGCTGGCCTACGCGAAGGGTGAGCTGGGAGTGGCGGCGGTGGCGTCCTTCAAGGACGTGAACCGGGTGATCGCGATCGGCTCGGACCGGATGATGAGGGCGGTGCAGGAGGCGCGGCACGGGGTGCTGCAGCCGTACCTGAACCCCGAGCACGAGGCGATCGGCTCCATCAACTCGCCGATGCAGTGCATGATGAAGGAGATCTGCGCGCAGTGCCTCCAGAGGCACGTGGATCCGCGGACGGGGAAGGAGACGTGGGTGTTCTCCTGCTTCAACCAGGATCAGCGGCTGGACCAGGTGGACTTCGTGAACCTGAACCAGCGCCTGCGAGGCAACACGGTGCTGGAGAAGGTCGCGGACCTGTACCTGGCGCAGCTCCTGAAGAAGGTCCCGGGTCTGCGCCGGGTGTAG
- the cyaY gene encoding iron donor protein CyaY — translation MLDEAIYNQLIAAAFKRIVAAADALDPDVLEAESTGDMVTLTSASREKCIVNTQRAVRQIWVAGRSQGIHFSYDSATGSWLDDKGKGLELFRFVADVVREISGQELEYHD, via the coding sequence ATGCTCGACGAAGCCATCTACAATCAGCTCATCGCCGCGGCGTTCAAGCGCATCGTCGCCGCCGCGGATGCGCTCGATCCCGACGTGCTGGAGGCCGAGAGCACCGGTGACATGGTCACCCTCACCTCCGCCTCGCGCGAGAAGTGCATCGTCAATACTCAACGCGCCGTGCGGCAGATCTGGGTCGCCGGCCGCAGCCAGGGCATCCACTTCTCCTATGACTCCGCCACCGGCTCCTGGCTGGACGACAAGGGCAAGGGGCTCGAGCTGTTCCGCTTCGTGGCGGACGTGGTGCGGGAGATCTCCGGTCAGGAGCTCGAGTACCACGACTGA
- a CDS encoding class I SAM-dependent DNA methyltransferase: MEAHLYEEMARIEDHHWWFRGRRNVIEVVLRQHLPPTPDRRILDVGCGTGGNIPLLQRFGQVEGLEASPDALALCRARLGPDFPLHQGHLPEAVPPGRYDVVTAFDVLEHIPDVVGALRGIRSVLGPEGRLVLTVPAHAFMWSQHDVVHHHQRRYSVELLTEHLSAAGLRLRWSSYFNSILFPAIAAVRLLERVVPMQRKNQLRSDINLGRGSGLANQVLEAVFSSERHVVPRVSLPFGVSLVAVASPEQES; encoded by the coding sequence ATGGAAGCCCACCTCTATGAAGAGATGGCCCGCATCGAGGACCACCACTGGTGGTTCCGGGGCCGCCGCAATGTCATCGAGGTCGTGCTGCGTCAGCACCTGCCTCCCACGCCGGACCGGCGCATCCTCGACGTCGGATGCGGCACGGGGGGCAACATTCCGCTCCTCCAACGGTTCGGTCAGGTGGAGGGACTCGAGGCCTCCCCGGATGCGCTGGCACTGTGCCGGGCGCGGCTCGGGCCGGACTTCCCCCTCCACCAGGGACACCTCCCCGAGGCCGTCCCCCCGGGGCGCTATGACGTGGTGACGGCCTTCGACGTGCTCGAGCACATCCCCGACGTGGTGGGGGCGCTCCGAGGCATCCGCTCGGTGCTGGGGCCAGAGGGGCGGCTGGTGCTCACCGTCCCGGCGCACGCCTTCATGTGGAGCCAGCACGACGTGGTGCACCACCACCAGCGCCGCTACTCCGTGGAGCTGCTCACCGAGCACCTCTCGGCCGCGGGGCTGCGCCTGCGCTGGTCCTCCTACTTCAACAGCATCCTGTTCCCGGCCATCGCCGCGGTGCGCCTGCTGGAGCGCGTGGTGCCGATGCAGCGCAAGAACCAGCTGCGCTCGGACATCAACCTGGGGCGCGGCTCGGGACTGGCCAACCAGGTGCTGGAGGCCGTCTTCAGCAGCGAGCGCCACGTGGTACCGCGCGTTTCGCTGCCCTTCGGCGTCTCGCTGGTGGCGGTGGCCTCCCCCGAACAGGAGAGCTGA
- a CDS encoding glycosyltransferase produces the protein MTPPTVSVVIPAYNEGVRLPAFAEQLTRVCLVTPSPVLELVVSDDGSAPEHVEKERASIEAAQARLTGAGSPHRFRFVAAERNGGKGSAIRLGWRESDPRAEWLAFLDADGAVSAEEFLRMATLATTTPDIDVVVGSRIRMAGRHVERTLFRHLQGRIFATLTDMRFQLGYYDTQCGAKLFRASMLRPLLDRLQEQRWLIDVELLVLMGQQGARPLEVPVDWADTGDSKVRFGVDAARMFWGLREMHRRLNRPQ, from the coding sequence GTGACTCCACCAACCGTCAGTGTGGTGATTCCCGCGTACAACGAGGGCGTCCGACTTCCGGCCTTCGCGGAGCAGCTCACGCGGGTGTGCCTCGTCACTCCCTCGCCCGTGCTGGAGCTCGTCGTCTCCGACGACGGGAGCGCTCCGGAGCACGTGGAAAAGGAGCGGGCGAGCATCGAGGCGGCCCAGGCCCGGCTGACCGGGGCCGGCTCGCCCCACCGCTTCCGCTTCGTGGCGGCCGAGCGCAATGGCGGCAAGGGCTCGGCCATCCGGCTGGGCTGGCGGGAGTCCGACCCCCGGGCCGAGTGGCTGGCCTTCCTGGACGCCGACGGGGCCGTGAGCGCCGAGGAGTTCCTGCGCATGGCCACCCTGGCGACCACCACTCCGGACATCGACGTGGTGGTGGGCTCACGCATCCGGATGGCGGGGCGCCACGTGGAGCGCACCCTCTTCCGGCACCTGCAGGGGCGCATCTTCGCCACATTGACGGACATGCGCTTCCAGCTTGGCTACTACGACACACAGTGCGGGGCGAAGCTCTTCCGGGCCTCGATGCTGAGGCCACTGCTGGACCGGCTCCAGGAGCAGCGCTGGCTCATCGACGTGGAGCTGCTCGTCCTCATGGGCCAGCAGGGCGCCCGGCCGCTCGAGGTGCCTGTCGACTGGGCGGACACCGGTGATTCAAAGGTTCGTTTCGGGGTGGATGCGGCCCGCATGTTCTGGGGGTTGAGAGAAATGCACCGCCGGTTGAACCGTCCGCAGTAG
- a CDS encoding SixA phosphatase family protein, with the protein MRIFLVRHGEADAEAPEGLGDEARSLTAKARASTAAHFASLAERIGPVSLVLTSPLVRTVQTAQMLSAILKHEGTLRAHRCLLPDMPVGSVTPVIDEHANENIVLVGHQPSMGALAAHLLGMQSFPKQVNPGTVIAIERPEPTEPGAAPAPAKLLFFAAPGQQVLDVIQP; encoded by the coding sequence TTGAGGATCTTCCTGGTAAGGCATGGCGAGGCGGACGCGGAGGCTCCCGAGGGACTCGGGGACGAGGCGCGCTCGCTCACGGCCAAGGCCCGAGCCAGCACGGCCGCGCATTTCGCGTCGCTGGCGGAGCGTATCGGTCCCGTGTCGCTCGTGCTGACGAGCCCGCTGGTGCGCACGGTACAGACGGCACAGATGCTCTCCGCAATCCTCAAGCACGAGGGCACGCTGCGCGCCCATCGCTGCCTCCTGCCGGACATGCCGGTGGGGTCCGTGACGCCCGTCATCGACGAGCACGCCAACGAGAACATCGTGCTGGTGGGCCACCAGCCCTCCATGGGCGCCCTGGCCGCCCACCTGCTGGGCATGCAGTCCTTCCCCAAGCAGGTCAACCCGGGCACCGTCATCGCCATCGAGCGCCCCGAGCCCACCGAGCCCGGTGCCGCTCCCGCCCCCGCGAAGCTGCTGTTCTTCGCCGCCCCGGGCCAGCAGGTGCTCGACGTCATCCAGCCGTAG